One genomic region from Populus nigra chromosome 8, ddPopNigr1.1, whole genome shotgun sequence encodes:
- the LOC133701953 gene encoding flavonoid 3'-monooxygenase CYP75B137-like has protein sequence MSSSTICGPWSWFCKGDQDNEDILLPIILLAVSVTILGTCLFQWGFKKQRETADKLPPGPRGLPIVGYLPFLGPNLHQLFMELALTYGPIYKLSIGRKLCVIISSPALVKEVVRDQDITFANRNPTIAAKTFSYGGKDIAFQSYGPEWRMLRKIFVREMQSNANLDAFYSLRRNKVKESVNETYRKIGKPVNIGELAFSTVINMISGMFWGGTLEVDTEIDIGSKFRAAASELIEILGKPNVSDFFPVLARFDIQGIERKMKKATQRIEKIYDFVMDEWIEKGSARVESEAKNDQRKDFMHFLFGFKEQDSGRSISREQIKALLMQRQDIVVGGTDTTSTTVEWAMAEMMLHPQVMKNAQKELTDAVGTDEIVEERHIDKLQFLHAVVKETLRLHPVAPLLLPRSPSNTCCVGGYTIPRNAKVFLNVWAIHRDPKFWDNPSEFQPERFLSNVSRLDYLGNNMQYLPFGSGRRICAGLPLGERMLMYCLATFLHMFKWELPNGERADTSEKFGVVLEKSTPLIAIPTPRLSNLNLYA, from the exons ATGTCGTCGAGCACCATTTGTGGCCCGTGGTCTTGGTTTTGTAAAGGTGATCAAGATAATGAAGACATACTTTTGCCGATAATATTGCTGGCTGTTTCTGTTACTATACTGGGTACCTGTTTATTCCAATGGGGATTCAAGAAGCAAAGAGAAACTGCTGATAAGCTGCCACCAGGACCCCGTGGCCTTCCCATAGTGGGCTACCTCCCCTTTTTAGGCCCCAATCTTCACCAATTGTTCATGGAATTGGCACTAACTTACGGTCCAATCTATAAGCTATCAATCGGACGGAAGTTATGTGTCATAATAAGCTCTCCAGCACTGGTGAAAGAGGTTGTACGTGACCAAGACATAACATTTGCCAATAGAAATCCAACTATTGCAGCAAAAACTTTCTCATACGGTGGAAAGGATATTGCATTTCAATCATATGGTCCCGAGTGGCGCATGCTGCGTAAAATATTCGTGCGGGAGATGCAAAGCAATGCAAATCTTGATGCGTTTTATTCTCTGAGGAGAAATAAGGTGAAGGAGAGTGTTAATGAAACGTACAGAAAAATTGGCAAACCTGTAAATATCGGGGAATTGGCATTTTCAACGGTGATCAATATGATATCAGGCATGTTTTGGGGCGGTACTTTAGAAGTGGACACAGAGATTGATATTGGCTCCAAGTTTAGAGCGGCAGCCTCGGAACTCATTGAGATACTGGGAAAACCAAATGTTTCAGACTTCTTTCCAGTCCTTGCTAGATTTGATATACAAGGAATTGAGAGGAAAATGAAGAAGGCAACACAAAGGATCGAGAAAATCTATGATTTTGTCATGGATGAATGGATTGAAAAAGGCAGTGCAAGAGTTGAATCAGAGGCTAAAAATGATCAAAGAAAGGACTTCATGCACTTCCTTTTCGGGTTCAAAGAACAAGACAGCGGGAGATCAATTTCCCGAGAACAAATTAAGGCTCTGCTTATG CAACGACAGGACATCGTTGTCGGTGGCACCGACACAACCTCAACTACGGTCGAATGGGCAATGGCAGAAATGATGCTGCACCCACAGGTGATGAAAAATGCCCAGAAAGAACTGACAGATGCGGTGGGCACCGACGAAATTGTTGAAGAACGCCACATTGACAAGTTACAGTTCTTGCACGCGGTTGTGAAGGAGACCTTGAGATTGCATCCGGTAGCGCCACTGTTACTACCCCGTTCCCCATCAAACACTTGCTGTGTTGGGGGATACACAATACCAAGGAATGCGAAAGTTTTTCTAAACGTTTGGGCTATACATAGAGATCCTAAATTCTGGGACAATCCGTCAGAATTTCAACCGGAAAGGTTCCTGAGCAACGTTAGTAGACTGGATTATCTCGGAAATAATATGCAATATCTTCCATTTGGGTCCGGTAGAAGGATCTGTGCAGGTCTGCCTCTGGGCGAAAGGATGCTCATGTATTGTTTGGCCACCTTCTTGCATATGTTCAAGTGGGAATTACCAAACGGTGAAAGGGCTGATACTTCAGAGAAGTTTGGGGTTGTTCTGGAGAAATCAACTCCTCTGATCGCCATTCCAACGCCCAGATTGTCCAACCTGAACCTCTACGCATAA
- the LOC133702247 gene encoding UDP-glucuronate 4-epimerase 5-like — MSLLDTTRPSTPGKLKQEKSLLYLQTHHQRSLRLYSSLSKFALSSFFFLIIFLFFSLLSSPSSPSNRSKITNSLPGGSQWEKKVLKSARPKLRAGFTVFVTGAAGFVGTHVSVALKRRGDGVLGLDNFNHYYDVNLKRDRQKVLERSGVFVVEGDINDVKLLQKLFDVVYFTHVMHLAAQAGVRYAMQNPKSYVNSNIAGFVNLLEVCKSADPQPAIVWASSSSVYGLNKRVPFSEKDRTDQPASLYAATKKAGEALAHSYNHIYGLSITGLRFFTVYGPWGRPDMAYFFFTKNILKGKEIGVYETADGKSVARDFTYIDDIVKGCLAALDTAKNSTGSGGKKRGPAQLRVFNLGNTSPVPVSKLVSILEKLLKVKAKKKVLPLPRNGDVEFTHANISSAQRELGYMPTTDLETGLKKFVRWYAGYFSGSKKKKSW; from the coding sequence ATGTCACTCCTTGACACAACCCGACCTTCCACACCAggcaaattaaaacaagaaaaatcattacTTTACCTCCAAACCCACCACCAACGTTCCCTCCGCCTCTACTCTTCACTCTCCAAATTCGCTCTctcatctttcttctttctcattATATTCCTCTTCTTTTCCCTCCTTTCCTCTCCTTCCTCTCCCTCCAACCGCAGCAAAATCACCAACTCCCTCCCTGGAGGCTCTCAGTGGGAGAAAAAAGTCCTCAAATCGGCGCGTCCCAAATTACGCGCCGGCTTCACCGTCTTTGTCACCGGTGCCGCCGGTTTTGTAGGCACCCATGTCTCTGTTGCTCTGAAGCGGCGCGGCGATGGTGTTCTTGGACTTGACAATTTCAATCATTACTACGATGTTAATTTAAAACGAGACCGACAAAAGGTACTTGAACGATCAGGGGTTTTCGTTGTTGAAGGAGATATTAATGATGTTAAGTTGTTGCAGAAACTTTTTGATGTTGTTTATTTTACTCATGTTATGCATTTAGCTGCTCAAGCGGGGGTGCGTTATGCGATGCAGAATCCTAAGTCTTATGTGAATAGTAATATTGCTGGGTTTGTTAACTTGCTCGAGGTTTGTAAATCAGCTGATCCACAGCCTGCCATTGTGTGGGCGTCATCGAGTTCTGTCTATGGGCTTAATAAAAGAGTACCCTTTTCGGAGAAGGATAGGACTGATCAGCCTGCGAGTTTATATGCAGCGACTAAGAAGGCAGGTGAAGCGCTTGCGCATAGTTATAATCATATTTATGGTCTTTCGATTACTGGGTTGCGGTTTTTTACAGTTTACGGGCCTTGGGGAAGGCCTGATATGGCgtatttcttttttactaaGAATATTTTGAAGGGGAAGGAGATTGGTGTATATGAGACTGCTGATGGAAAGAGCGTGGCTAGGGATTTTACTTACATTGATGACATTGTGAAGGGGTGTCTAGCAGCGTTGGATACAGCAAAAAATAGTACTGGGAGCGGAGGGAAGAAAAGGGGACCAGCGCAATTGAGGGTGTTCAATTTGGGGAATACATCGCCGGTGCCTGTGAGTAAGCTTGTGAGCATATTGGAGAAACTATTGAAGGTAAAGGCTAAGAAGAAGGTGTTACCTTTACCTAGAAATGGGGATGTGGAGTTTACGCATGCCAATATTAGTTCTGCCCAGAGGGAGCTTGGATATATGCCAACAACAGATTTGGAGACGGGGCTCAAGAAGTTTGTGAGATGGTATGCTGGTTATTTTTCAGggtcaaagaagaagaaatcctGGTGA
- the LOC133701158 gene encoding uncharacterized protein LOC133701158 — protein MLMFLKFRNFSHSIKSTRLKNQNPCFELFRFCHFDSKLGLGSSSLTPTLSPQKPQNNVAIFWDLDNKPPKTVSPFEAAIKLKTAVCSFGFVKYMVAYANRHAFSYVPQVVREERKQRKSLNQLENKGVIKPVESYLCRVCGRNFYNNEKFINHFKQIHEREQQKRLNQIESARGKRRVMLVGKYAMKMQKYKNAARDILTPKVGYGLADELKRAGFWVRTVLDKPQAADVALKDHMVDMMDKRRAECFVLVSDDSDFVHVLKEAKSRCLKTVVVGDVNDGALKRVADAGFSWQEILMGKAKKDAETVVGRWKDRDVLKRLEWTYDPEVEKNLHGMVYDFDNHESKDECDGNDSEDGDIDNILDGDDVGCLQKEDARGWWELDSNPEVTSSQSC, from the coding sequence ATGCTCATGTTTCTCAAATTTCGAAACTTTTcccattcaataaaatctacacggctaaaaaaccaaaacccgtgttttgaattgtttagaTTCTGCCATTTTGATTCAAAACTGGGTTTGGGTTCTTCAAGCCTAACGCCGACTTTATCACCTCAGAAACCCCAAAACAATGTTGCAATTTTCTGGGATTTGGACAACAAACCCCCCAAAACTGTCTCTCCATTTGAGGCTGCTATTAAGCTTAAAACTGCTGTGTGCTCATTTGGGTTTGTTAAATACATGGTGGCTTACGCTAATAGGCATGCATTTAGTTACGTGCCTCAAGTTGTGAGAGAGGAAAGAAAGCAGAGAAAGTCGTTGAATCAGTTAGAAAATAAGGGTGTGATTAAGCCTGTAGAATCTTATTTATGCAGAGTTTGTGGAAggaatttttataataatgagaAGTTTATTAATCATTTTAAGCAAATTCATGAGCGTGAGCAACAAAAGAGGTTGAATCAGATAGAATCAGCAAGAGGGAAGAGGAGAGTTATGTTAGTGGGTAAGTATGCAATGAAGATGCAGAAGTATAAGAATGCTGCTAGGGATATTTTGACTCCAAAAGTAGGTTATGGTTTGGCTGATGAGTTGAAAAGGGCTGGTTTTTGGGTTAGGACTGTTTTGGATAAGCCACAGGCAGCAGATGTGGCATTGAAAGATCATATGGTAGATATGATGGATAAGAGGAGAGCTGAGTGTTTCGTGCTTGTATCAGATGATTCGGATTTTGTTCATGTTTTGAAGGAGGCTAAATCTAGATGTTTAAAGACGGTTGTGGTAGGGGATGTTAATGATGGGGCATTGAAGAGGGTTGCCGATGCAGGATTTTCTTGGCAGGAAATTTTGATGGGGAAGGCTAAGAAGGATGCAGAAACGGTTGTGGGACGGTGGAAGGACCGTGATGTCTTGAAGAGATTGGAGTGGACATATGATCCAGAGGTAGAGAAAAACTTGCATGGCAtggtttatgattttgataatcATGAGAGCAAGGATGAATGTGATGGCAATGATAGTGAGGATGGAGATATTGATAATATTCTTGATGGTGATGATGTTGGTTGTTTGCAAAAGGAAGATGCCAGAGGTTGGTGGGAGCTGGACTCTAATCCTGAGGTCACTTCTTCACAATCATGCTGA
- the LOC133700881 gene encoding small ribosomal subunit protein uS8z/uS8w isoform X2: MVRVSVLNDALKSMYNAEKRGKRQVMIRPSSKVIIKFLLVMQKHGYIGEFEFVDDHRAGKIVVELNGRLNKCGVISPRFDVGVKEIETWTARLLPSRQFGYIVLTTSAGIMDHEEARRKNVGGKVLGFFY, encoded by the exons ATGGTGCGAGTTAGTGTTTTGAACGACGCTCTGAAGAGCATGTACAATGCTGAGAAACGTGGGAAGCGTCAGGTCATGATCAGGCCCTCCTCAAAGGTGATCATCAAATTTCTGTTGGTGATGCAAAAGCATG GATACATTGGTGAATTTGAGTTTGTGGATGATCACAGGGCTggtaaaattgtggttgaattGAATGGAAGATTGAACAAATGTGGAGTAATTAGTCCTCGTTTTGATGTGGGTGTCAAGGAGATTGAAACTTGGACTGCAAGGTTGCTCCCTTCAAGACAG TTTGGATATATTGTCTTGACAACTTCTGCGGGCATTATGGACCATGAGGAGGCCAGAAGAAAGAATGTTGGTGGCAAAGTGCTTGGTTTCTTTTACTAG
- the LOC133700881 gene encoding small ribosomal subunit protein uS8z/uS8w isoform X1, whose amino-acid sequence MCVAATMVRVSVLNDALKSMYNAEKRGKRQVMIRPSSKVIIKFLLVMQKHGYIGEFEFVDDHRAGKIVVELNGRLNKCGVISPRFDVGVKEIETWTARLLPSRQFGYIVLTTSAGIMDHEEARRKNVGGKVLGFFY is encoded by the exons ATGTGTGTTGCAGCAACAATGGTGCGAGTTAGTGTTTTGAACGACGCTCTGAAGAGCATGTACAATGCTGAGAAACGTGGGAAGCGTCAGGTCATGATCAGGCCCTCCTCAAAGGTGATCATCAAATTTCTGTTGGTGATGCAAAAGCATG GATACATTGGTGAATTTGAGTTTGTGGATGATCACAGGGCTggtaaaattgtggttgaattGAATGGAAGATTGAACAAATGTGGAGTAATTAGTCCTCGTTTTGATGTGGGTGTCAAGGAGATTGAAACTTGGACTGCAAGGTTGCTCCCTTCAAGACAG TTTGGATATATTGTCTTGACAACTTCTGCGGGCATTATGGACCATGAGGAGGCCAGAAGAAAGAATGTTGGTGGCAAAGTGCTTGGTTTCTTTTACTAG
- the LOC133701780 gene encoding uncharacterized protein LOC133701780 isoform X1 translates to MKGVFSAPGDYIHFKSQVPLHKIPIGTKQWRYYDFGPKAVPPLICLPGIAGTADVYYKQIMSLSMKGYRVISVDIPRVWNHHEWIQAFEKFLDVIDVHHIHLYGTSLGGFLAQLFAQHRPRRVRSLILSNTFLETHSFASAMPWAPVVSWTPSFLLKRYVLTGIRDGPHEPFIADSVDFVVSQVETLSRDDLASRLTLNVDAASVGSLLLSDSCITIMDTNDYCATPQQLKDQLSDRYPEARCAHLKSGGDFPFLSRPDEVNLHLQLHLRRVGLEAQPDMVRGIPKDGAGGSHDEEKDGKEDPDDEPKDDGGSSEGQSKENQLCPAPESSESHTSHDQLLSNAQLCLIAPGDTIHLCFLRKQHVIAIEIFLQYTLEIFLRPASLSREVDVHHFIFWAKTQTNGVK, encoded by the exons ATGAAAGGCGTCTTCTCGGCGCCCGGTGATTATATTCATTTCAAGTCGCAAGTCCCTCTCCACAAGATTCCC atcGGGACAAAGCAGTGGAGATACTATGATTTTGGTCCCAAAGCGGTTCCTCCACTTATTTGTCTTCCTGGAATAGCAGGGACAGCAGATGTTTACTACAAGCAGATCATGTCATTGTCCATGAAG GGGTACCGAGTTATTTCTGTTGATATTCCACGTGTGTGGAATCATCATGAGTGGATCCAAGCATTTGAAAAGTTTTTGGATGTCATCGATGTTCATCAT ATACATCTTTATGGAACATCTTTAGGGGGCTTCTTAGCACAGCTTTTTGCACAGCATCGTCCAAGGCGAGTGAGATCATTGATACTTTCAAACACCTTTTTGGAGACTCACAGTTTTGCATCTGCCATGCCATGGGCTCCTGT TGTAAGTTGGACCCCATCTTTTCTTCTGAAAAGGTATGTCTTAACTGGAATTCGCGATGGTCCTCATGAACCATTTATTGCAGATTCAGTGGATTTTGTTGTTTCTCAG GTTGAAACGCTTTCGAGAGATGACTTGGCCTCCAGGTTGACTCTGAATGTTGATGCTGCTTCAGTTGGATCTCTTCTACTTTCAGATTCATGTATCACTATAATGGAT ACTAATGATTACTGTGCAACTCCTCAACAACTCAAAGATCAGCTGAGTGATAGATATCCTGAAGCACGGTGTGCTCACTTGAAGAGTGGAGGTGACTTTCCATTTCTTTCACGCCCAGATGAAGTTAACTTGCATCTTCAG CTACACCTGCGACGAGTTGGGTTAGAAGCCCAGCCAGACATGGTCAGGGGCATCCCAAAGGATGGCGCTGGTGGGAGCCATGATGAAGAGAAAGATGGTAAAGAAGATCCAGATGATGAGCCCAAAGATGATGGAGGAAGCTCTGAAGGACAATCCAAGGAAAACCAGTTGTGTCCAGCTCCGGAAAGCTCAGAATCACATACCTCACACGACCAGCTTCTAAGTAATGCACAGCTTTGCCTCATTGCTCCGGGAGACACAATTCATCTCTGTTTTTTGAGAAAACAACACGTCATAGCTATTGAAATCTTTTTGCAATATACTCTGGAAATTTTTTTACGACCCGCTTCCCTCTCGAGGGAAGTTGATGTACATCACTTCATATTTTGGGCAAAAACGCAGACGAATGGGGTGAAATAG
- the LOC133701780 gene encoding uncharacterized protein LOC133701780 isoform X2, whose amino-acid sequence MSLSMKGYRVISVDIPRVWNHHEWIQAFEKFLDVIDVHHIHLYGTSLGGFLAQLFAQHRPRRVRSLILSNTFLETHSFASAMPWAPVVSWTPSFLLKRYVLTGIRDGPHEPFIADSVDFVVSQVETLSRDDLASRLTLNVDAASVGSLLLSDSCITIMDTNDYCATPQQLKDQLSDRYPEARCAHLKSGGDFPFLSRPDEVNLHLQLHLRRVGLEAQPDMVRGIPKDGAGGSHDEEKDGKEDPDDEPKDDGGSSEGQSKENQLCPAPESSESHTSHDQLLSNAQLCLIAPGDTIHLCFLRKQHVIAIEIFLQYTLEIFLRPASLSREVDVHHFIFWAKTQTNGVK is encoded by the exons ATGTCATTGTCCATGAAG GGGTACCGAGTTATTTCTGTTGATATTCCACGTGTGTGGAATCATCATGAGTGGATCCAAGCATTTGAAAAGTTTTTGGATGTCATCGATGTTCATCAT ATACATCTTTATGGAACATCTTTAGGGGGCTTCTTAGCACAGCTTTTTGCACAGCATCGTCCAAGGCGAGTGAGATCATTGATACTTTCAAACACCTTTTTGGAGACTCACAGTTTTGCATCTGCCATGCCATGGGCTCCTGT TGTAAGTTGGACCCCATCTTTTCTTCTGAAAAGGTATGTCTTAACTGGAATTCGCGATGGTCCTCATGAACCATTTATTGCAGATTCAGTGGATTTTGTTGTTTCTCAG GTTGAAACGCTTTCGAGAGATGACTTGGCCTCCAGGTTGACTCTGAATGTTGATGCTGCTTCAGTTGGATCTCTTCTACTTTCAGATTCATGTATCACTATAATGGAT ACTAATGATTACTGTGCAACTCCTCAACAACTCAAAGATCAGCTGAGTGATAGATATCCTGAAGCACGGTGTGCTCACTTGAAGAGTGGAGGTGACTTTCCATTTCTTTCACGCCCAGATGAAGTTAACTTGCATCTTCAG CTACACCTGCGACGAGTTGGGTTAGAAGCCCAGCCAGACATGGTCAGGGGCATCCCAAAGGATGGCGCTGGTGGGAGCCATGATGAAGAGAAAGATGGTAAAGAAGATCCAGATGATGAGCCCAAAGATGATGGAGGAAGCTCTGAAGGACAATCCAAGGAAAACCAGTTGTGTCCAGCTCCGGAAAGCTCAGAATCACATACCTCACACGACCAGCTTCTAAGTAATGCACAGCTTTGCCTCATTGCTCCGGGAGACACAATTCATCTCTGTTTTTTGAGAAAACAACACGTCATAGCTATTGAAATCTTTTTGCAATATACTCTGGAAATTTTTTTACGACCCGCTTCCCTCTCGAGGGAAGTTGATGTACATCACTTCATATTTTGGGCAAAAACGCAGACGAATGGGGTGAAATAG
- the LOC133701782 gene encoding probable calcium-binding protein CML13 yields the protein MGKDLSDDQVSSMKEAFTLFDTDGDGKIAPSELGILMRSLGGNPTQAQLKSIIAEENLTAPFDFPRFLDLMAKHMKAEPFDRQLRDAFKVLDKDNTGFVSVADLRHILTSIGEKLEVAEFDEWIREVDVGSDGRIRYDDFIARMVAK from the coding sequence ATGGGCAAGGATTTGAGCGACGATCAGGTGTCATCAATGAAAGAAGCGTTCACGCTCTTCGACACAGACGGTGACGGAAAGATAGCCCCATCGGAATTGGGGATCCTTATGAGATCTCTCGGTGGAAACCCGACCCAAGCTCAATTAAAATCCATAATCGCCGAGGAGAACTTGACGGCACCGTTTGATTTCCCTAGATTCCTTGATTTAATGGCAAAGCACATGAAAGCTGAGCCGTTTGATCGGCAGTTACGTGATGCATTCAAAGTGCTTGATAAGGATAACACAGGGTTTGTTTCTGTTGCGGATCTGCGTCATATTTTGACCAGTATTGGAGAGAAATTGGAGGTGGCGGAGTTCGATGAGTGGATCCGAGAAGTTGATGTCGGGTCCGATGGGAGGATCCGTTACGATGATTTTATTGCTAGAATGGTTGCTAAGTGA